The following proteins come from a genomic window of Triticum aestivum cultivar Chinese Spring chromosome 6A, IWGSC CS RefSeq v2.1, whole genome shotgun sequence:
- the LOC123128786 gene encoding ATPase 8, plasma membrane-type, translated as MASMTLEDVKNETVDLETIPVQEVFAHLKCSKQGLSGTEAQNRLTIFGPNKLEEKTESKLLKFLGFMWNPLSWVMEAAAVMAIVLANGGGKPPDWQDFVGIVTLLFINSTISFIEENNAGNAAAALMAGLAPKTKCLRDGKWSEMDASFLVPGDVISIKLGDIIPADARLLEGDPLKVDQAALTGESMAVNKHAGQGVFSGSTVKQGEIEAVVIATGVHTFFGKAAHLVDSTNNVGHFQQVLTAIGNFCIISIAAGMLVEVVVMYPIQHRAYRDGIDNLLVLLIGGIPIAMPTVLSVTMAIGSHRLSQQGAITKRMTAIEEMAGMDVLCSDKTGTLTLNKLTVDKTLIEVYGKGIDKDTVLLYAARASRVENQDAIDTCIVGMLADAKEARAGIQEVHFLPFNPVEKRTAITYIDGKGDWHRISKGAPEQIIELCRMPKEAEKRVHGLIDQYADRGLRSLGVSYQAVPAKNKESPGEPWQFVGLLPLFDPPRHDSAETIRRALHLGVNVKMITGDQLAIGKETARRLGMGTNMYPSTTLLGDKSTEMSGLPIDELIEKADGFAGVFPEHKYEIVKRLQDRKHICGMTGDGVNDAPALKKADIGIAVDDATDAARSASDIVLTEPGLSVIVSAVLTSRAIFQRMKNYTIYAVSITIRIVLGFMLVALLWKFDFAPFMVLVIAILNDGTIMTISKDRVKPSPTPDSWKLKEIFATGVVLGTYMALITVLFFYLAHDTEFFPETFGVRSIRENEKEMMAALYLQVSIISQALIFVTRSRSWSFMERPGALLVIAFFVAQLLATCIAVYANWEFCKMQGIGWGWGLSIWAFTVVTYIPLDILKFIIRYALSGRAWNNINNKTAFTNKNDYGKVEREAQWATAQRTLHGLNQGSSNSEMFTDNNGYRELSEIAEQAAKRAEVARLRELHTLKGHVESVVKLKGLDIETINQSYTV; from the exons ATGGCGTCCATGACGCTGGAGGACGTGAAGAACGAGACGGTGGACCTGGAGACCATCCCGGTGCAGGAGGTCTTCGCCCACCTCAAGTGCAGCAAGCAGGGGCTGAGCGGCACCGAGGCCCAGAACCGGCTCACCATCTTCGGGCCCAACAAGCTGGAGGAGAAGACGGAGAGCAAGCTGCTCAAGTTCCTCGGCTTCATGTGGAACCCGCTGTCCTGGGTCATGGAGGCCGCCGCCGTCATGGCCATCGTGCTCGCCAACGGCGGCGGCAAGCCCCCCGACTGGCAGGACTTCGTCGGCATCGTCACCCTGCTCTTCATCAACTCCACCATCAGCTTCATCGAGGAGAACAACGCCggcaacgccgccgccgccctcatgGCCGGGCTGGCGCCCAAGACCAAGTGCTTGAGGGACGGCAAGTGGAGCGAGATGGACGCCTCCTTCCTCGTCCCCGGCGACGTCATCAGCATCAAGCTCGGGGACATCATCCCCGCCGACGCCCGGCTGCTCGAGGGCGACCCGCTCAAGGTCGACCAGGCCGCGCTCACCGGGGAGTCCATGGCCGTGAACAAGCACGCCGGCCAGGGCGTCTTCTCCGGGTCCACGGTGAAGCAGGGCGAGATCGAGGCCGTCGTCATCGCCACCGGCGTGCACACCTTCTTCGGCAAGGCGGCGCACCTCGTCGACAGCACCAACAACGTCGGCCACTTCCAGCAGGTGCTCACCGCCATCGGCAACTTCTGCATCATCTCCATCGCCGCCGGGATGCTGGTGGAGGTGGTGGTCATGTACCCGATCCAGCACCGCGCCTACCGCGACGGCATCGACAACCTGCTCGTGCTCCTCATCGGCGGCATCCCCATCGCCATGCCCACCGTGCTGTCCGTCACCATGGCCATCGGCTCCCACCGGCTGTCGCAGCAgggcgccatcaccaagcgcatgaCCGCCATCGAGGAGATGGCCGGCATGGACGTGCTGTGCAGCGACAAGACGGGCACGCTGACGCTCAACAAGCTCACCGTCGACAAGACGCTCATCGAGGTGTACGGCAAAGGGATAGACAAGGACACGGTGCTCCTCTACGCCGCCAGGGCGTCCCGCGTGGAGAACCAGGACGCCATCGACACGTGCATCGTCGGCATGCTCGCCGACGCCAAGGAGGCCCGCGCCGGCATCCAGGAGGTGCACTTCCTCCCCTTCAACCCCGTGGAGAAGCGCACGGCCATCACCTACATCGACGGCAAGGGCGACTGGCACCGGATCAGCAAGGGCGCCCCGGAGCAGATCATCGAGCTGTGCCGGATGCCCAAGGAGGCCGAGAAGAGGGTCCACGGCCTGATCGACCAGTACGCCGACCGGGGCCTCCGGTCGCTGGGCGTGTCGTACCAGGCGGTGCCGGCCAAGAACAAGGAGAGCCCCGGCGAGCCGTGGCAGTTCGTGGGGCTGCTGCCGCTGTTCGACCCGCCGCGGCACGACAGCGCGGAGACGATCCGGCGCGCGCTGCACCTGGGCGTGAACGTGAAGATGATCACCGGCGACCAGCTGGCCATCGGCAAGGAGACGGCGCGGCGGCTGGGCATGGGCACCAACATGTACCCGTCCACGACGCTGCTGGGCGACAAGAGCACGGAGATGAGCGGGCTGCCCATCGACGAGCTGATCGAGAAGGCGGACGGGTTCGCCGGGGTGTTCCCGGAGCACAAGTACGAGATCGTGAAGCGGCTGCAGGACCGGAAGCACATCTGCGGCATGACCGGGGACGGCGTGAACGACGCGCCGGCGCTGAAGAAGGCGGACATCGGGATCGCGGTGGACGACGCGACGGACGCGGCGCGGTCGGCGTCGGACATCGTGCTGACGGAGCCCGGGCTGAGCGTGATCGTGAGCGCGGTGCTCACCAGCCGCGCCATCTTCCAGCGGATGAAGAACTACACCATCTACGCCGTGTCCATCACCATCCGGATCGTGCTGGGGTTCATGCTGGTGGCGCTGCTGTGGAAGTTCGACTTCGCGCCCTTCATGGTGCTCGTCATCGCCATCCTCAACGACGGCACCATCATGACCATCTCCAAGGACCGCGTGAAGCCGTCGCCCACCCCCGACTCGTGGAAGCTCAAGGAGATCTTCGCCACCGGCGTCGTCCTCGGCACCTACATGGCCCTCATCACCGTGCTCTTCTTCTACCTCGCGCACGACACCGAGTTCTTCCCG GAGACGTTCGGGGTGCGGTCGATCCGGGAGAACGAGAAGGAGATGATGGCGGCGCTGTACCTGCAGGTGAGCATCATCAGCCAGGCGCTCATCTTCGTGACGCGGTCGCGGAGCTGGTCGTTCATGGAGCGGCCGGGGGCGCTGCTGGTGATCGCCTTCTTCGTGGCGCAGCTGCTGGCGACGTGCATCGCCGTGTACGCCAACTGGGAGTTCTGCAAGATGCAGGGGATCGGGTGGGGCTGGGGGCTCTCCATCTGGGCCTTCACCGTCGTCACCTACATCCCGCTCGACATCCTCAAGTTCATCATCCGCTACGCCCTCAGCGGCAGGGCCTGGAACAACATCAACAACAAG ACGGCCTTCACCAACAAGAACGACTACGGCAAGGTGGAGAGGGAGGCGCAGTGGGCGACAGCGCAGAGGACGCTGCACGGCCTCAACCAGGGCAGCAGCAACTCGGAAATGTTCACCGACAACAACGGCTACCGCGAGCTCTCCGAGATCGCCGAGCAGGCCGCAAAGCGGGCGGAGGTGGCCAGGCTCAGGGAGCTGCACACGCTCAAGGGCCACGTCGAGTCGGTCGTCAAGCTCAAGGGGCTCGACATCGAGACAATAAACCAGAGCTACACGGTATGA
- the LOC123128788 gene encoding plasma membrane ATPase 4-like has protein sequence MFVHGMSQTAFTNKNDYGKLERKAQWATAQRTLHGLNQGSSNSEMFTDNNGYRELSEIAEQSAKRAEVARLRELHTLKGHVESVVKLKGLDIETINQSYTV, from the coding sequence ATGTTTGTCCATGGAATGTCGCAGACGGCCTTCACCAACAAGAACGACTACGGCAAGCTGGAGAGGAAGGCGCAGTGGGCGACGGCACAGAGGACGCTGCACGGCCTCAACCAGGGCAGCAGCAACTCGGAAATGTTCACCGACAATAACGGCTACCGCGAGCTCTCGGAGATCGCCGAGCAGTCCGCCAAGCGGGCGGAGGTGGCCAGGCTCAGGGAACTGCACACGCTCAAGGGCCACGTCGAGTCGGTCGTCAAGCTCAAGGGGCTCGACATCGAGACAATAAACCAGAGCTACACGGTATGA